From Hartmannibacter diazotrophicus, a single genomic window includes:
- a CDS encoding response regulator transcription factor has protein sequence MRMLLVEDSPRLNELLTERIHDAGWRLDTVSTLAEAQEAALSDLHDLILVDLGLPDGDGLDLIKTLRRSGRTVPIIIVTARGSIEERIAGLDAGADDYLVKPFHHDEFLARCRAMLRRVPQALQPKLEVGQLIYDPALARVTASGAEVALAPRERAVIEILMRDAERVVPKRKLETALSEYGEELSTNALELAVSRLRRRLDGLETGVALETVRGVGYLLRATAS, from the coding sequence ATGCGCATGCTGCTTGTCGAGGACAGTCCGCGTCTCAACGAACTTCTCACCGAACGAATCCACGATGCCGGCTGGCGGCTCGACACGGTCAGCACTCTCGCCGAGGCGCAGGAGGCGGCGCTCAGCGACCTGCACGACTTGATCCTCGTCGACCTCGGGCTACCGGACGGCGACGGACTTGATCTGATCAAGACCCTCCGCCGGTCGGGACGAACGGTCCCCATCATCATCGTGACTGCCCGCGGATCGATCGAGGAGCGCATCGCGGGTCTCGATGCCGGAGCCGACGACTATCTGGTGAAGCCGTTCCACCACGATGAATTCCTCGCCCGCTGCCGGGCCATGCTGCGGCGTGTGCCCCAGGCGCTTCAGCCAAAGCTCGAAGTCGGTCAGCTGATCTATGACCCGGCGCTCGCACGGGTGACGGCCTCGGGGGCCGAGGTGGCCCTGGCGCCGCGCGAGAGGGCCGTGATCGAGATTCTCATGCGGGACGCGGAGCGCGTGGTGCCGAAGCGCAAGCTGGAGACGGCGCTGTCGGAATATGGCGAGGAGCTGTCTACCAATGCGCTGGAACTGGCCGTCTCGCGGTTGAGGCGGCGCCTCGACGGACTTGAGACCGGTGTTGCCCTCGAAACCGTGCGGGGGGTCGGCTACCTGCTGCGCGCGACGGCTTCATGA
- a CDS encoding GGDEF domain-containing protein: MLDLKTVFIFSAAINLFIVAVATVAWLRSENKLDFWYWCLASWLMVGGSLMMSMDKYLPYVICGYVGGMIYISSTGFLLLGFKEFFHQPYRLSEAFTVAILVGLGIVVMDQFTAGTTKSVSLLYVGPGLNLLLMARAVWRGGDGENLPSRHVAAVILLIYAVSDLFIAPIAFFDPIRFVDGIPVSEWLKTSSIPLVLLQMATYLMAVVLKLERATEGQRLLAEKDALTGVLNRRAFYSRVEAAAGRDGTLAVIDLDHFKTINDSHGHQGGDEVLRGFCQLVREHLPADAIFGRLGGEEFGLCLPDCDEQDAQAVLDRLRRRVEDHAFRSHNGAPLSVTISCGHSVLLPDQRSVNETLSQADHALYGAKNAGRNRVHAFHAGHAPTPRAERAGVPLPGQRLGPCPATPSA, translated from the coding sequence ATGTTGGATCTCAAGACCGTTTTCATCTTTTCCGCGGCGATCAATCTGTTCATCGTCGCGGTTGCGACGGTCGCCTGGCTGCGAAGCGAGAACAAACTCGATTTCTGGTACTGGTGCCTCGCCAGCTGGCTGATGGTCGGCGGCAGCCTGATGATGTCGATGGACAAATACCTGCCCTATGTCATCTGCGGTTATGTCGGCGGCATGATCTACATCTCGTCGACGGGATTCCTGCTGCTCGGCTTCAAGGAATTCTTCCATCAGCCCTATCGCCTGAGCGAAGCCTTCACCGTCGCCATTCTGGTCGGCCTCGGTATCGTCGTCATGGATCAGTTCACCGCCGGGACGACGAAAAGCGTGTCGCTGCTTTATGTCGGACCGGGGCTGAACCTGCTGCTGATGGCGCGCGCCGTCTGGCGCGGGGGTGATGGCGAGAACCTGCCGTCGCGTCATGTCGCGGCGGTAATCCTGCTGATCTATGCGGTCAGCGACCTCTTCATTGCGCCCATCGCCTTCTTCGATCCGATCCGGTTCGTCGACGGCATACCGGTCAGCGAATGGCTGAAGACCTCCTCCATTCCGCTGGTTCTGCTGCAGATGGCGACCTATCTCATGGCGGTCGTCCTAAAGCTGGAGCGGGCGACGGAAGGTCAGCGCCTGCTGGCCGAGAAGGACGCGCTGACCGGGGTGCTGAACCGCCGCGCGTTCTACAGCCGGGTGGAGGCGGCGGCGGGCAGGGACGGGACCCTTGCGGTCATCGACCTCGATCACTTCAAGACGATCAACGACAGCCATGGCCACCAGGGCGGCGATGAAGTCCTGCGAGGCTTCTGCCAACTGGTGCGGGAGCACCTGCCCGCCGATGCGATCTTCGGGCGCCTCGGCGGCGAGGAATTCGGTCTTTGCCTGCCGGATTGCGACGAGCAGGACGCGCAGGCGGTGCTCGACCGGTTGCGGCGCCGTGTCGAGGACCACGCGTTCCGGTCACACAACGGGGCGCCGCTGTCGGTCACGATATCCTGTGGCCATAGCGTCCTTCTGCCGGATCAGCGGTCCGTCAACGAGACGCTTTCGCAGGCCGATCATGCTCTCTACGGGGCAAAGAATGCGGGGCGCAACCGGGTTCACGCCTTTCATGCCGGACACGCGCCCACACCTCGTGCCGAACGTGCGGGCGTGCCGCTGCCCGGGCAGCGTCTCGGGCCTTGTCCAGCGACGCCATCTGCCTGA
- a CDS encoding cytochrome b/b6 domain-containing protein yields the protein MSATTIDAEPAMVRVWDPLVRVFHWTVATGCILNLTIFEHAHDLHRWIGYTVAGALAVRVVWGFVGTHHARFVNFVPGPARLRAYLTALTRGREPRYLGHNPAGAVMMVALMGLIAGLGLTGYMMGTDAYWGIGWVEELHEGLANSLMVLALFHAAAAIFESWRHRENLVWSMVTGRKRAE from the coding sequence ATGAGCGCAACAACGATCGATGCCGAGCCGGCGATGGTCCGGGTCTGGGACCCGCTGGTGCGGGTCTTTCACTGGACGGTCGCAACCGGCTGCATTCTCAACCTCACCATCTTCGAGCATGCCCACGATCTGCATCGCTGGATCGGCTACACGGTCGCCGGCGCGCTGGCCGTGCGCGTCGTCTGGGGTTTCGTCGGCACCCATCATGCCCGGTTCGTGAACTTCGTTCCCGGTCCGGCTCGCCTGCGCGCCTATCTCACGGCGCTGACGCGGGGGCGGGAGCCGCGGTACCTCGGTCACAATCCCGCAGGCGCCGTCATGATGGTGGCCCTGATGGGACTGATCGCGGGGCTCGGCCTCACCGGCTACATGATGGGGACCGACGCCTATTGGGGCATTGGCTGGGTCGAGGAGCTGCATGAGGGTCTTGCCAACAGCCTGATGGTGCTGGCGCTTTTCCACGCGGCTGCAGCCATTTTCGAGTCCTGGCGCCACCGGGAGAATCTCGTCTGGTCGATGGTGACGGGACGAAAGCGCGCGGAGTAG
- a CDS encoding PepSY domain-containing protein, with amino-acid sequence MTKILAAVLAATVLLPTGALAAERSCTDEGRDKWMSADAIKAKAEAAGYKNIRQVKVEGSCYEIYGFDAKGERAEINVNPVTGAIVGGDED; translated from the coding sequence ATGACCAAGATACTTGCCGCCGTTCTTGCCGCGACTGTCCTTCTGCCGACGGGCGCCCTTGCCGCCGAACGTTCCTGCACGGACGAAGGCCGCGACAAGTGGATGAGCGCGGACGCTATCAAGGCCAAGGCCGAAGCTGCCGGCTACAAGAACATCCGCCAGGTCAAGGTGGAGGGCAGCTGCTACGAGATCTATGGCTTCGACGCCAAGGGCGAGCGGGCCGAGATCAACGTCAACCCGGTGACGGGTGCCATCGTCGGCGGCGACGAGGACTGA
- a CDS encoding YcjF family protein, which produces MNGKRETPRRPTAFRLGEDAVIVDEAGEAVSGARGDGEGGGRGRARVVMTPEPQDGSAEAVPPPPVPKRRGLPLGKLFWAGLGSLVTLGIGLAVDQLIRDLFARNDWLGWAGLGLVGLTVFAALGIVVREVVGLMRLARIEDLRLEAAAAVLADDAKAAKAVAKSLVQLYADRPETARGRSEVGLHLGEIIDGRDLMVLVENDLMVPLDRTARRLVSDTAKRVSVVTAVSPRAIVDLLFVLVAVMGLIRQLADLYGGRPGFFGFLSLARHVIAHLAVTGGMAAGDSLVQQVLGHGLAARLSSRLGEGVINGLLSTRVGLAAIDVCRPMPFIEARRPGAQDIMRSLFPEGEDKMPGSG; this is translated from the coding sequence ATGAACGGCAAGCGCGAAACGCCAAGGCGGCCGACCGCCTTCCGGCTCGGCGAGGATGCGGTGATCGTCGACGAGGCCGGCGAGGCGGTCTCCGGCGCAAGGGGCGACGGCGAGGGCGGCGGCCGGGGACGCGCGCGCGTTGTCATGACACCGGAGCCTCAAGACGGATCCGCCGAAGCCGTCCCGCCTCCACCAGTGCCGAAACGCCGGGGCCTGCCGCTCGGCAAGCTGTTCTGGGCCGGGCTCGGCTCTCTGGTCACGCTCGGGATCGGGCTGGCGGTCGACCAACTCATCCGCGATCTCTTTGCCCGCAACGACTGGCTGGGCTGGGCAGGCTTGGGTCTCGTCGGCCTGACGGTGTTCGCAGCGCTCGGGATCGTCGTGCGCGAGGTGGTGGGGCTGATGCGGCTTGCCCGGATCGAGGACCTGCGCCTGGAAGCGGCCGCCGCCGTTCTCGCCGACGATGCCAAGGCAGCCAAGGCTGTCGCCAAATCGCTTGTCCAGCTTTACGCGGATCGCCCCGAGACGGCGCGGGGGCGCTCCGAGGTCGGGCTGCATCTTGGCGAGATCATCGACGGGCGCGACCTGATGGTGCTGGTCGAGAACGACCTGATGGTGCCGCTCGACCGCACGGCGCGCAGGCTCGTTTCGGATACGGCCAAGCGGGTATCGGTGGTGACCGCTGTTTCGCCGCGGGCGATTGTCGATCTTCTCTTCGTGCTCGTCGCCGTCATGGGCCTCATCCGTCAGCTCGCCGATCTTTATGGCGGCCGGCCCGGCTTCTTCGGCTTCCTGTCGCTGGCGCGGCATGTGATCGCGCATCTGGCCGTCACGGGCGGCATGGCGGCCGGCGACAGCCTCGTTCAGCAGGTGCTCGGCCATGGCCTGGCCGCGCGATTGTCGTCGCGGCTCGGGGAGGGCGTCATCAACGGCCTGCTCTCGACCCGCGTCGGCCTTGCCGCCATCGACGTCTGCCGGCCGATGCCGTTCATCGAGGCCCGGCGTCCCGGAGCGCAGGACATCATGCGCAGTCTCTTCCCCGAGGGCGAGGACAAGATGCCCGGATCCGGGTGA
- a CDS encoding YcjX family protein, whose protein sequence is MSALKLTDLADEALIALDNLSDLPSSLRGSQVRLGVAGLARAGKTVFITSLVHNLVHDGRLPMFEPWRSRRLIGAELEPQLHDDVPTFDYRAHVRELVDKRSWPQSTRQISEMRLTIAFESASYLSRKLGSGKLHLDIVDYPGEWLLDLPLLGKDFAVWSQETIDRARQPDRAAIAGPWLEHLSTLDPSEPVDEEAVEEAARRFKAYLAACRADEHAFSLVPPGRFLMPGDLDGSPALTFAPLDVVPKADAPKGSLLAMMEKRYDAYRQVVVKPFFRTHFARLDRQVVLVDPLPALNAGPAALADLALALEEILGCFRPGRSSWLTSVLTRRIDRILIAATKADHLHHVSHDRLELLLERILADPIARAEKAGAKVDVKAIAAVRATREAEVRKGGERLPCIVGVPQAGETIDDRGFNGNEEIALFPGDLPENPEILIQQVETLIQEAHRHGQRSGDAPRGPWSGRAARPDIAMDTALVPDLRFLRFRPPRLETTAEGMTLSLPHIRLDRAIDFLIGDKLA, encoded by the coding sequence CTGAGCGCGTTGAAGCTGACCGACCTTGCCGATGAGGCGCTGATCGCGCTCGATAATCTTTCCGATCTTCCGTCGTCGCTGCGCGGATCGCAGGTCCGTCTCGGGGTTGCCGGTCTGGCACGGGCCGGGAAAACGGTCTTCATCACCTCGCTCGTTCATAACCTCGTTCACGATGGCCGGCTGCCGATGTTCGAACCGTGGCGCAGCCGCCGCCTCATCGGCGCGGAACTGGAGCCGCAGCTGCACGACGACGTGCCGACCTTCGATTATCGCGCCCATGTGCGCGAACTCGTCGACAAGCGGTCCTGGCCGCAGTCGACGCGGCAGATTTCGGAGATGCGGTTGACGATCGCCTTCGAATCCGCCTCCTACCTCAGCCGCAAGCTCGGCTCGGGCAAGCTGCATCTCGACATCGTCGACTATCCGGGCGAATGGCTGCTGGACCTGCCGCTGCTCGGCAAGGACTTTGCCGTCTGGAGCCAGGAAACCATCGACCGTGCGCGCCAGCCGGATCGCGCCGCCATCGCCGGCCCGTGGCTCGAGCATCTTTCGACGCTGGATCCGTCCGAACCGGTCGACGAGGAGGCGGTGGAGGAGGCGGCGCGTCGCTTCAAGGCCTATCTTGCCGCCTGCCGGGCAGATGAACATGCCTTCTCGCTGGTGCCCCCCGGTCGCTTCCTGATGCCCGGCGATCTCGACGGGTCACCGGCACTGACCTTCGCGCCGCTCGATGTCGTACCGAAGGCCGATGCGCCCAAGGGCAGCCTGCTGGCGATGATGGAAAAGCGTTACGACGCTTATCGCCAGGTGGTGGTGAAGCCCTTCTTCCGGACGCATTTCGCGAGGCTGGACCGGCAGGTGGTGCTGGTCGACCCGCTGCCGGCGCTCAACGCCGGCCCGGCGGCGCTCGCCGATCTGGCGCTGGCGCTGGAGGAAATCCTCGGCTGCTTCCGGCCGGGGCGGTCGAGCTGGTTGACCTCCGTCCTGACGCGCCGGATCGACCGCATCCTGATTGCCGCGACGAAGGCGGATCACCTGCACCACGTCAGCCATGACCGGTTGGAACTGCTCTTGGAGCGTATCCTCGCCGATCCGATCGCGCGCGCCGAAAAGGCGGGGGCCAAGGTCGACGTCAAGGCGATTGCCGCTGTCCGGGCGACCCGCGAGGCCGAGGTGCGCAAGGGTGGCGAGAGGCTTCCGTGCATCGTTGGCGTGCCGCAGGCGGGCGAGACAATCGACGATCGCGGCTTCAACGGGAATGAGGAAATTGCCCTTTTTCCCGGTGACTTGCCGGAAAATCCTGAGATTTTGATTCAGCAAGTTGAGACTTTGATTCAAGAAGCCCATCGGCATGGCCAGCGTTCCGGCGACGCACCGAGGGGGCCGTGGTCCGGCCGGGCGGCCAGGCCCGACATTGCCATGGATACCGCGCTGGTTCCTGACCTGCGCTTCCTGCGCTTTCGCCCGCCACGGCTGGAGACGACGGCGGAGGGCATGACGCTGTCGCTGCCGCATATCCGCCTCGACCGGGCCATCGATTTCCTCATCGGAGACAAGCTCGCATGA
- a CDS encoding SixA phosphatase family protein, whose protein sequence is MARLFLLRHAKSAWDDPMIRDFDRPLNVRGRAAATLMGRHMADHALIPDKVLCSSARRTRETFAGVIPYFGADLECRFLQQLYEAPEAAYLKAIKELGGSAKALMLIGHNPTIQTFAGSLIDRGNPALVEQLHDKFPTAGLAVIDFDLASWNRLEPKSGRIVAFFKPRELELVGATEAAEADE, encoded by the coding sequence ATGGCGCGCCTGTTCCTGCTTCGCCACGCCAAATCCGCCTGGGATGACCCGATGATCCGCGATTTCGACCGCCCGCTCAACGTGCGGGGACGGGCCGCCGCGACGTTGATGGGTCGCCATATGGCTGATCATGCCCTGATCCCGGACAAGGTGCTCTGTTCGAGCGCACGGCGGACGCGGGAGACCTTTGCCGGTGTCATTCCGTATTTTGGAGCCGATCTCGAATGCCGCTTCCTGCAACAGCTCTACGAGGCGCCCGAGGCGGCCTATCTGAAGGCCATCAAGGAGCTTGGCGGATCGGCCAAGGCGCTGATGCTGATCGGCCACAATCCGACGATCCAGACGTTCGCCGGCAGCCTCATCGACCGCGGCAATCCCGCGCTGGTCGAACAGCTCCACGACAAGTTTCCGACCGCCGGTCTTGCCGTCATCGATTTCGACCTTGCCAGTTGGAACCGGCTTGAACCGAAATCCGGCCGGATTGTCGCATTCTTCAAGCCGCGCGAACTGGAACTCGTCGGCGCGACGGAGGCGGCGGAAGCGGACGAGTGA
- a CDS encoding vWA domain-containing protein gives MFLTFFAELKSAGVPVSLREYLDLMGAMEKGLPEGRVEEFYFLARSLLVKDETNLDRYDRVFASVFKGLDLMSEVPQTEIPAEWLKKMIEKTLNDEEKAAIEALGGFDKLMETLKQRLAEQKERHQGGNKWIGTGGTSPFGAYGCNPEGVRIGQHESRHRRAVKVWDRRDFKDLDDRVEIGTRNIKLALKRLRRFARHGAADELDLSGTIDATARQGWLDVRMRPERHNAVRLILLLDVGGSMDDHVRMSEELFSAARSEFKYLEHFYFHNCLYERVWKDNRRRHGETIPTEQLFNTFPRETRIVIVGDASMSPYEIAYAGGSVEHWNEEPGSAWLQRLTAAFPKTAWLNPLDERLWGYTQSVGMVRQLMTGRMYPLTLAGLDDAMRALSR, from the coding sequence ATGTTTCTGACCTTCTTTGCCGAGTTGAAGAGCGCCGGCGTACCCGTGTCGCTGCGCGAATATCTCGACCTGATGGGCGCGATGGAAAAGGGTTTGCCGGAAGGGCGGGTCGAGGAGTTCTATTTCCTGGCGCGCAGCCTGCTCGTCAAGGACGAGACGAACCTCGACCGCTACGACCGCGTGTTTGCGTCTGTTTTCAAGGGCCTCGACCTGATGTCGGAGGTGCCTCAGACGGAAATTCCGGCCGAGTGGCTGAAGAAGATGATCGAGAAGACCCTTAACGACGAGGAAAAGGCGGCAATCGAGGCACTTGGCGGCTTCGACAAGCTGATGGAGACGCTGAAGCAGAGGCTTGCCGAGCAGAAGGAGCGCCATCAGGGCGGCAACAAGTGGATCGGCACCGGCGGCACCTCACCCTTCGGCGCCTATGGCTGCAATCCCGAAGGCGTTCGCATCGGCCAGCACGAAAGCCGTCACCGCCGCGCCGTCAAGGTCTGGGACCGGCGCGATTTCAAGGATCTGGACGACCGGGTCGAGATCGGCACACGCAACATCAAACTCGCGCTGAAACGCCTGCGCCGTTTCGCCCGTCACGGCGCCGCCGACGAACTGGACCTTTCGGGCACCATCGACGCCACGGCGCGGCAGGGCTGGCTCGACGTCAGGATGAGGCCGGAGCGGCACAATGCGGTTCGCCTTATCCTGCTGCTCGATGTCGGCGGGTCGATGGACGACCATGTCCGCATGTCGGAGGAACTCTTTTCCGCCGCGCGCAGCGAGTTCAAATACCTGGAGCATTTCTACTTCCACAATTGCCTCTACGAGCGGGTGTGGAAGGACAATCGCCGCCGCCACGGCGAGACGATCCCGACCGAGCAGCTCTTCAACACCTTCCCGCGCGAGACGCGCATCGTCATCGTCGGTGACGCCTCCATGAGCCCTTACGAGATTGCCTATGCGGGCGGATCGGTGGAGCACTGGAACGAGGAACCCGGCAGTGCCTGGCTGCAGCGCCTGACGGCCGCCTTTCCGAAGACGGCCTGGCTCAACCCGCTCGACGAGCGGCTATGGGGCTACACCCAGTCGGTCGGCATGGTCCGGCAACTCATGACGGGGCGCATGTATCCCCTCACCCTCGCCGGACTGGACGACGCCATGCGCGCCCTCTCCCGATAG